The nucleotide window TGACAAAGGAAAAATTCACAAAAGGAATACCTCAGTGAGCCTGTGGAAATTCCTGGCAATATGTTCAGCTCTTCGTCACGCTGACGAATCATACAATGAAAACATCAAACAAAGCCATTTTTAAAGTGGCCTACTTTTTATTGCGTCAGTGGTTTGAGGTTATGTAGTGATTACAACGGTAAACGCAATCTGATAAAATCTTTTGTTTTGACAGATTTCAGCAGATGACCAAAAGGGAATCAGATTGCTTAGAAAAGATGTAATGGACAGTTTACAGGTAACAAGTTTTTTTGGGTGGAGCCTGTAGAATCATAACCTAAGAATCAACTGATCAattaaaatggtccatataaTACTAAAACTGTCCAAAAATCTGTGATTTATGCATCTTCCCTTTATTAGGCTACAGAAAGCTGCTGTTTCCTCAGGCAGTTGCTACACTTTTACATGGATACGGTCTTTATTACCTACACCAGCAGTCATTCTCTACATCGCAGAACCACCAGCGTCCTGGCCAACTCCTTCCTCAGTATCACCAAGGACCTGCGAGTGTGTGTAAGTACAAGATACTAGACACTAGACaagttaaaatgtgttttttttcttcaaattgtaAGACTGGGGGGGAAAATGGGAAAAGTCCAACATACTGTCGTAATTcacaaatatttttacaaaGTTCAAGGCCAAATACTTTCTTTGGGCTCTTGAATGGAATCGGAAATCCCTAAATAAGGTCTTTAAGTAAAATATTGCTTAGTAATAAAAATGTGTAAGCTACAAAATTTTGAgggacttttctttttttattgtaccAACTTTGACCTACACACGTCTGTCAAAATCAATCAAATGAAAACAAGTGTGCCGTAGAATATTGGTTGGGCACTTGTAAGCACAAGAATACAGATAGTACTATGCTTGGAAGCTTTTAGCATATTAACTTAACCATGTGATGTTTTCTGTCTATCCAAAAGCATGCTATTAGCTGCCCATATTAACTTAACCATGTGATGTTTTCTGTCTATCCAAAAGCATGCTATTAGCTGCCCATATTAACTTAACCATGTGATGTTTTCTGTCTATCCAAAAGCATGCTAATGCACACTGTGAGTGCAGTGaagataccagactaaaattcACAGGCATTCAAACCACGTATCACAAGGTAAGAGGCATTATTAACTGAAAGGACTAATAACTAGGCCTGCAAAGTTACTCAGACTTTTTTACACCCATCATTCATAAATGTATTCcctttaattataataaaatatttatgttcATCTGGCAATActatttaaacatatttaaatacattccACCAAATGTAATAGCTTTTCCCCCACAATCAGCAcagaaaattaaataaaaaaataactttctTTTTTCCTCTCAGCTTGATCAGGCAGCAGGAGCCGTGAAGGCTATCGGAGAGCTGGATTCACTACTTGAATGGCTTGAACGTTTCCAACACCACTGATAATAGACTGAGAACAACCAAACTTTCCAACACCACTGATAATAGACTGAGAACAACCAAACTTAAGAGAAAAtggatatttattatatttataaatctgCATAGATTAAAGAATAAAGAATCTTTACTacttaatgtttaaaaatatgccTTGTATTATAACGGGTGCGGATTACTTTTGCAGTATTTGTTTCCTTACTGTTTATGTGAGACTACTATATTTCTGTGagataataatactatattATGTGAGGGCCAATATTTCTAAGCATATTTGCATGATGTATACATGTCATGTTGCAAAGTAGACCTTTAAGGTCAGTTTTgaatgtatttgtttttattgtatttatgcatttataaacaatatataatatataaaataaagatatATTTAAACTATTGTGCGTCACCTATTTTATCACAAAATCTATTCTGATTAATTGAGACACATCATAAGAAATCATTCAAGAAGAATCATTTCATATCTGGAATTTCACCTCGTCATAGTAAACATAAGTATATACATTTGTCATGTTTATGCTAAAGTGAAACACCCCCATGCTAAAAAGCTGCGGTGTGAAGTTTTAGCATGTCATCACTACATGTTTTCTGACAGACCTCTTTATCAGGTGTCTACAAAAACACTAACAGCAGACTTTCAATTTAGGTAACAGGTTCACAGCTATTCA belongs to Pseudorasbora parva isolate DD20220531a chromosome 22, ASM2467924v1, whole genome shotgun sequence and includes:
- the il19l gene encoding interleukin 19 like — protein: MKDLIFIYSMFVCIMLCGLWDTAQGRRLHLGSCKVNIHTHELRHHFQHIRQGMISADDQKGIRLLRKDVMDSLQATESCCFLRQLLHFYMDTVFITYTSSHSLHRRTTSVLANSFLSITKDLRVCHANAHCECSEDTRLKFTGIQTTYHKLDQAAGAVKAIGELDSLLEWLERFQHH